A single window of Brevundimonas naejangsanensis DNA harbors:
- a CDS encoding DUF7146 domain-containing protein: MTRALHCILSLREIVAALGGDLHHGGQSANVPAPGHSQADRSVSLLLDGDRLVIHGFGSADWRAVRAHLLRLGLIDARGRLTGAGAAAVQLPTGPTRPPPHVRIAVAQTIWANALPLADGDLCRRYFRHRGVRLLTTPADLRRHPAAPVSAFRPAGQTCPALIAAIRAPDGAICAVEIAYLDLDGRAARRLRLPRKMVGSAPTGVAVRLCPLDAELLVGEGVVTTLSAMARFERPGWALLTAGNLARWSPPPGVRRVLIAGDRGKAGEAAAASLRSRLRAMGTGAEIRFPPAPFGDWNEVEAVAREEKEGPGGAPARRG, from the coding sequence ATGACTCGCGCCCTCCATTGCATCCTGAGTCTCCGCGAGATCGTCGCTGCGCTGGGCGGCGACCTCCATCATGGCGGTCAGAGCGCTAACGTGCCGGCGCCGGGCCACAGCCAGGCGGACCGGTCCGTCTCCCTGTTGCTCGATGGGGACCGGTTGGTGATTCACGGCTTCGGTTCGGCGGACTGGCGCGCCGTCCGCGCCCATCTTCTCAGGCTGGGGCTGATCGATGCCAGGGGCCGCCTGACGGGCGCTGGGGCGGCCGCCGTGCAACTGCCGACGGGGCCCACAAGGCCGCCGCCTCATGTCCGGATCGCCGTGGCCCAGACGATCTGGGCGAACGCCCTGCCGCTGGCGGATGGCGACCTCTGCCGCCGCTACTTTCGTCATCGCGGCGTCCGCCTTTTGACGACGCCTGCGGATCTGCGTCGCCATCCGGCCGCCCCCGTGTCGGCGTTTCGTCCAGCCGGTCAGACCTGTCCGGCCTTGATCGCGGCGATCCGCGCGCCTGACGGCGCGATCTGCGCCGTGGAGATCGCCTATCTCGATCTCGACGGGCGAGCCGCGCGTCGTCTTCGGCTGCCCCGCAAGATGGTCGGGTCGGCGCCGACCGGCGTGGCGGTGCGCCTTTGCCCGCTCGACGCCGAGCTGCTTGTGGGCGAGGGGGTGGTGACGACGCTCTCCGCCATGGCTCGCTTCGAACGTCCCGGCTGGGCCCTGCTGACGGCTGGAAATCTGGCGCGCTGGTCGCCGCCCCCCGGCGTTCGCCGCGTGCTGATCGCGGGCGATCGCGGCAAGGCCGGGGAGGCGGCGGCTGCGAGTCTCCGCTCGCGCCTCCGGGCCATGGGCACGGGGGCCGAGATCCGTTTTCCGCCGGCGCCGTTCGGCGACTGGAACGAGGTCGAGGCCGTCGCCCGGGAGGAGAAGGAAGGGCCGGGTGGGGCGCCGGCAAGGCGGGGATAG
- a CDS encoding ParB/RepB/Spo0J family partition protein, which produces MTRSVSTAPAAIAPTPALCVSTRSQAVVRLGDLDVAPENLRHGEAPDDDISQLADTIAAAGLLQLPTVRPGRRGEAAYMVLDGRRRLLALRRLRDGGFVDDDHLVEVFVETDRARQAAATVLTNTAVPVHVADVVAAIGRMLRARLGVKAIARALGYGEIEIRRLAALSKLPAVALEALKTGRITLRQARLLARLKDAEAQAELAQAAFDGHGLPEWRIQEQLGEGRITNRDPRCGLVTPERYAAEGGRTEADLFGELPSVMLDPEALTRAWLKRAAEVAAPLEAEGLTVHLSPGDDGPDLPEDLEQLYYAYGGLSDEATLAYREARERAQATAEVLAAVEPEASDEDKAGGLLTFVRARIAQDQAGAGQKLATVLVLRPSLRTGLEVDCYGAAEAPAEPIWLADDQSHEVENAVEGRGRPAAGAAHAPPRAEAPAAEVEGISHVLHATRTDTATRGLIRALAEAPEIALTTLVARLFGAMAIWPPVGRSEAALAISASAFSPSGGCIVDVLDGVVRERLDERRRAWEASGLTMLAWVHAMEPAERMALLAELTALSLDLREDRTSLVRKAARSEAAEIADLCHADIARWWTPDGAYLRPHSREQLLTMLEAMGAETEAPARMRKGELIVWTEDQARTRSWAPACLSWGLAPNDASDSADVRDAPDADVGGRPDVGEAEGDDRTADLGVGVFVVTPAGEAALAGAAPVDAAPFEAVPNDAAV; this is translated from the coding sequence ATGACCCGTTCCGTTTCAACCGCGCCGGCCGCCATCGCACCTACGCCGGCGCTTTGCGTGTCGACGCGCAGCCAGGCCGTCGTTCGTCTCGGCGACCTCGACGTCGCCCCGGAGAACCTCCGCCACGGGGAGGCTCCGGACGACGACATTTCCCAACTGGCTGACACCATCGCCGCCGCCGGCCTCCTGCAGTTGCCGACCGTCCGGCCGGGCCGTCGCGGCGAGGCCGCCTACATGGTCCTGGACGGCCGCCGGCGCCTTCTGGCTCTCCGGCGCTTGCGCGACGGCGGCTTCGTCGACGACGATCATCTGGTGGAGGTCTTCGTCGAGACCGACCGGGCGCGGCAGGCCGCGGCGACCGTCCTGACCAACACCGCCGTGCCTGTCCACGTCGCCGACGTCGTCGCCGCCATCGGTCGGATGCTGAGGGCGCGCCTCGGCGTGAAGGCCATCGCCCGCGCCCTGGGGTATGGCGAGATCGAGATTCGCCGCCTGGCGGCCCTGTCGAAGCTGCCGGCAGTCGCCCTGGAGGCGCTGAAGACCGGGCGGATCACCCTGCGTCAGGCCAGGCTCCTGGCCAGGCTTAAGGACGCCGAAGCCCAGGCGGAACTGGCCCAGGCGGCGTTTGACGGCCACGGCCTGCCGGAGTGGCGCATCCAGGAGCAATTGGGCGAGGGCCGCATCACCAACCGCGATCCCCGGTGCGGCCTGGTGACGCCCGAGCGCTATGCGGCGGAGGGCGGCCGAACGGAGGCTGACCTGTTCGGAGAGCTGCCGTCGGTCATGCTAGATCCCGAGGCCCTGACGCGCGCCTGGCTCAAACGCGCGGCCGAGGTCGCGGCGCCGCTGGAGGCGGAGGGGCTGACCGTGCATCTCAGCCCTGGCGACGACGGCCCGGACCTGCCCGAGGACCTTGAGCAACTCTATTACGCCTACGGCGGTCTGTCTGATGAGGCGACCCTTGCCTACCGCGAGGCCCGTGAACGGGCTCAGGCGACGGCCGAGGTCCTGGCGGCTGTTGAACCCGAGGCGTCGGACGAGGACAAGGCCGGAGGTCTTTTGACCTTTGTTCGGGCGCGCATCGCCCAGGATCAGGCCGGCGCCGGGCAGAAGCTGGCCACGGTCCTGGTGCTGCGTCCGTCGCTGCGGACGGGCCTGGAGGTCGACTGCTACGGAGCGGCGGAGGCGCCGGCCGAACCGATCTGGTTAGCGGACGATCAATCCCATGAGGTCGAGAACGCCGTGGAAGGACGGGGACGGCCGGCCGCCGGCGCCGCCCATGCGCCGCCCCGGGCCGAGGCCCCCGCGGCCGAGGTCGAGGGAATCAGCCACGTCCTGCACGCCACTCGCACGGATACGGCGACGCGGGGGCTGATCCGCGCCCTGGCGGAAGCGCCGGAGATCGCTCTCACGACCCTGGTGGCGCGCCTGTTCGGGGCCATGGCGATCTGGCCGCCGGTTGGACGGTCAGAGGCGGCCCTGGCGATCAGCGCCTCGGCCTTCAGCCCGTCGGGCGGGTGCATCGTCGACGTTCTCGACGGAGTGGTCCGAGAACGGCTCGATGAGCGCCGTCGCGCCTGGGAGGCCTCGGGCCTGACCATGCTCGCCTGGGTCCACGCCATGGAGCCGGCCGAGCGCATGGCCCTCCTGGCGGAGTTGACCGCCCTCAGCCTCGACCTTCGCGAGGATCGGACCAGCTTGGTGCGCAAAGCGGCGCGGAGCGAGGCCGCCGAGATCGCCGACCTCTGCCACGCCGATATAGCCCGCTGGTGGACGCCGGACGGGGCCTATCTGCGCCCGCATTCCCGAGAGCAGCTCCTGACCATGCTGGAGGCCATGGGGGCTGAGACCGAGGCGCCTGCCCGCATGAGGAAGGGGGAGCTTATCGTCTGGACGGAAGATCAGGCGAGGACCCGTAGCTGGGCTCCCGCCTGCCTGTCGTGGGGCCTGGCCCCCAATGACGCCTCCGACAGTGCTGACGTCCGTGATGCACCGGATGCCGATGTCGGCGGACGGCCCGATGTGGGCGAGGCCGAGGGCGATGACCGGACGGCCGACCTGGGCGTCGGCGTCTTCGTGGTTACGCCGGCCGGGGAGGCGGCCCTGGCGGGCGCGGCCCCGGTTGATGCGGCTCCCTTCGAGGCGGTTCCGAACGACGCGGCCGTCTGA
- a CDS encoding GcrA family cell cycle regulator, whose amino-acid sequence MTSPIWTPERTRQLMTLWKEGRTAAWIARALGPGVSRCAVLGKVYRLGLARGPEARRVRTVLTSLQTKPPRKAVSIDRLASRPCAASKSKAGVAPSAAATETPSGPTATVLSVGFGQCRWPYGVPGEAGFGLCGRSVARGAFCAAHAAVGYQKRPISAESLLRMAGLG is encoded by the coding sequence ATGACATCCCCAATCTGGACACCTGAGAGAACCCGGCAACTGATGACCCTGTGGAAGGAAGGTCGGACGGCGGCCTGGATCGCCCGCGCCCTGGGACCGGGCGTTTCCCGCTGCGCGGTCCTCGGCAAGGTCTATCGGCTGGGCTTGGCGCGGGGACCGGAGGCGCGGCGCGTTCGCACGGTTTTGACGTCGCTGCAAACAAAGCCGCCCCGCAAGGCCGTTTCGATTGACCGCCTGGCCTCTCGCCCCTGTGCGGCATCGAAGAGCAAGGCGGGGGTCGCGCCTTCGGCGGCGGCGACCGAGACGCCGTCCGGTCCGACGGCCACCGTCCTGTCGGTCGGCTTCGGCCAGTGTCGCTGGCCCTATGGCGTCCCTGGCGAGGCGGGTTTCGGCCTGTGCGGACGTTCGGTCGCGCGCGGCGCCTTCTGCGCGGCCCATGCCGCCGTCGGCTACCAGAAGCGGCCCATTTCGGCCGAGAGCCTGTTGAGAATGGCGGGCCTCGGCTGA
- the dinB gene encoding DNA polymerase IV, protein MDVAPPRKIIHVDMDAFFASVEQRDDPALRGRPVAVGHAASRGVVAAASYEARKFGVRSAMPSSTALRKCPELIFTPPRFEVYRAVSAQIHAIFADYTNLIEPLSLDEAYLDVTANIRGLPTASATAEEIRARILEETGLTASAGISYNKFLAKLASDQRKPNGQFVVPPGRGEAFVEALPVKRFYGVGPVTAEKMNRLGIETGADLRRQSLAFLQHHFGKSGAWYHGVARGEDHRPVNPDRERKSSGSETTFASDLVDPAAIEAGLDEMADDVWAWCEKAGSLGRTVTVKVKWADFQQSTRSRSFNEPVASKERLREIARLLVRSLYPPTRGVRLVGVTLSNLEKASPGAPSRASVGELAL, encoded by the coding sequence ATGGACGTCGCTCCGCCTCGCAAGATCATCCATGTGGACATGGACGCCTTCTTCGCCTCGGTGGAGCAGAGGGACGATCCCGCCCTGCGCGGTCGTCCCGTCGCCGTAGGCCACGCCGCTTCGCGCGGCGTGGTCGCCGCCGCCAGCTATGAGGCGCGCAAGTTCGGCGTGCGGTCGGCCATGCCCTCGAGCACGGCCTTGCGGAAGTGCCCGGAACTGATCTTCACGCCGCCCCGATTCGAGGTCTATCGCGCCGTCTCGGCGCAGATCCACGCCATCTTCGCCGACTATACGAACCTGATCGAACCCCTGTCCCTGGACGAGGCTTACCTCGACGTGACCGCGAACATCCGGGGCTTGCCGACGGCGTCGGCGACGGCGGAGGAGATCCGCGCGCGCATCCTCGAGGAGACTGGTCTGACGGCCTCGGCCGGGATTTCCTACAACAAGTTCCTGGCCAAGCTGGCCTCTGACCAGCGCAAACCCAATGGCCAGTTCGTGGTCCCGCCGGGGCGAGGAGAGGCCTTTGTCGAGGCCCTGCCGGTGAAGCGTTTCTACGGCGTCGGGCCGGTGACGGCGGAGAAGATGAACCGCCTGGGCATCGAGACCGGCGCGGACCTGCGACGCCAGTCCCTAGCCTTTCTTCAGCATCACTTCGGCAAGTCCGGCGCCTGGTACCATGGCGTGGCCCGGGGAGAGGATCATCGCCCGGTCAATCCGGATCGCGAGCGCAAGTCGAGCGGCTCGGAGACCACCTTCGCCAGCGATCTGGTCGATCCGGCGGCGATCGAAGCCGGGCTGGACGAGATGGCGGACGATGTCTGGGCCTGGTGCGAAAAGGCCGGATCGCTGGGCCGGACCGTGACGGTGAAGGTCAAATGGGCGGACTTCCAGCAATCGACCAGGAGCCGGTCCTTCAATGAGCCGGTCGCCTCGAAGGAACGGTTGCGCGAGATCGCCCGGCTGCTGGTGCGATCCCTCTATCCGCCGACCAGGGGCGTGCGGCTTGTCGGCGTGACCCTGTCCAATCTGGAGAAGGCGTCGCCGGGAGCGCCGTCTAGGGCTTCTGTGGGCGAGCTGGCGCTGTGA
- a CDS encoding single-stranded DNA-binding protein: protein MQTMVFTGRLAADPQISPDFAKAVFRLLEKRGVDAGGKDRIVGVNCVSWARGLNEKVIARALARGCEALVVGVFVDTAYTARDGTERAAKELVVNRLTVLDWAENRSADPDLEGASNTADKAVATARPRKDRRAAA from the coding sequence ATGCAGACCATGGTGTTCACCGGCCGGCTCGCGGCCGACCCCCAGATCAGCCCGGACTTCGCCAAGGCGGTGTTCCGGCTGCTCGAGAAGCGCGGCGTGGATGCGGGCGGCAAGGACCGCATCGTCGGCGTCAACTGCGTCAGCTGGGCCAGAGGGCTCAATGAGAAAGTCATCGCCCGCGCTCTGGCCAGGGGCTGCGAGGCTCTGGTCGTCGGCGTCTTCGTCGACACCGCCTACACGGCCCGCGACGGGACCGAACGCGCCGCCAAGGAACTGGTGGTGAACCGACTGACCGTCCTTGACTGGGCCGAAAACCGGTCCGCCGATCCCGACTTGGAGGGAGCGTCGAACACGGCCGACAAAGCCGTCGCGACCGCCCGCCCTCGCAAAGACCGCCGCGCGGCGGCCTGA
- a CDS encoding DUF2493 domain-containing protein — MHSSNTALTSPFAQKSDSAFNDLTASLGDRRPHPTEEALVQLGRALMTELLDVISDTALEDFQTLLGEALIGAFHSAAGRIEREADRARDVMRRLDRDFDGSEAADVELQEATARGRAGDAATRAAETIRDAAAETWTVATGEVWTAWRRSRRGAHLTAAQLEAKQAIRAIRNRRAGEADPGGPVVAFRGAPTADSRSDAARIFDALNWALAEWPDMALATTGAKGAEKLAIQWASQKGVKLILARADFDAHGKAAPFRANDDLIALEPTCCLTLARSLDEARAAGGRPFGPALNLGQKAMEQGVQHLAVKLRMH; from the coding sequence ATGCACAGCTCCAACACCGCCTTAACCTCGCCCTTCGCCCAGAAGTCCGACTCCGCCTTCAACGACCTCACCGCCTCGCTCGGCGATCGACGCCCGCACCCGACCGAGGAAGCCCTGGTTCAGCTCGGGCGGGCCCTCATGACCGAGTTGCTGGACGTGATCTCTGACACGGCCCTAGAGGATTTTCAGACCCTGCTCGGCGAAGCCCTGATCGGCGCCTTCCATTCAGCAGCAGGTCGGATCGAAAGGGAGGCCGACCGGGCGCGCGACGTGATGCGCCGGCTGGATCGCGACTTCGACGGATCGGAAGCGGCGGACGTCGAGCTGCAGGAGGCCACGGCCCGGGGGCGGGCCGGCGATGCAGCGACCCGGGCGGCCGAAACGATCCGCGACGCCGCGGCCGAGACCTGGACGGTCGCTACCGGCGAGGTCTGGACCGCCTGGCGCAGAAGCCGGCGCGGCGCCCATCTGACCGCCGCCCAGCTGGAGGCCAAGCAGGCGATCCGGGCGATCCGCAATCGGCGGGCGGGAGAGGCGGATCCGGGCGGACCGGTCGTCGCCTTCCGGGGGGCGCCGACGGCGGACAGCCGCAGCGATGCGGCGAGGATTTTCGACGCCCTCAACTGGGCCCTGGCGGAGTGGCCGGACATGGCGCTCGCGACCACGGGGGCGAAGGGCGCCGAGAAGCTCGCGATCCAGTGGGCCAGTCAGAAGGGGGTGAAGCTGATCCTAGCGCGGGCCGATTTCGACGCTCACGGTAAGGCGGCTCCCTTCAGGGCGAATGACGACCTGATCGCGCTCGAGCCGACCTGCTGCCTTACCCTGGCCCGGTCTCTGGACGAGGCGAGGGCGGCGGGCGGCCGACCGTTCGGCCCCGCGCTCAATCTCGGACAGAAGGCGATGGAGCAGGGCGTCCAGCATCTGGCAGTGAAGCTGCGGATGCACTGA
- the radC gene encoding RadC family protein gives MSQSVSALRPSPSASPSPYPSPNSSTDADIDLLVAVLSGGPSSPAGRTTAAGLVDAFGGLAGIAAADEAALRREGLSEAEITILTRVRALAVAMARAEACRRPVLSSWKALTSYLRTALAHAPREQFRALYLDKRNILIREEWRADGTVDHAPVYPREVVRRALELSASAVILVHNHPSGDPTPSRADIEMTRRIIDAAQVFNIQVHDHVIVGREGTQSFRALGLM, from the coding sequence GTGTCGCAATCTGTCTCCGCTCTCCGCCCGTCCCCTTCTGCTTCCCCGTCCCCATACCCGTCGCCGAATTCATCGACCGACGCCGATATCGATCTCTTGGTCGCGGTCTTGTCCGGAGGCCCGTCCTCGCCAGCCGGCCGGACGACGGCCGCCGGCCTGGTCGACGCCTTCGGGGGGCTTGCCGGGATCGCGGCCGCCGATGAGGCCGCCTTGCGCCGCGAAGGGCTGTCGGAAGCCGAAATCACGATATTGACCCGTGTCCGGGCCCTGGCGGTCGCCATGGCGCGGGCTGAAGCCTGTCGGCGGCCGGTCCTGTCGTCCTGGAAAGCCTTGACCTCTTATCTGCGCACCGCCCTGGCCCATGCGCCAAGGGAACAGTTTCGCGCTCTGTATCTCGATAAGCGCAACATCCTCATCCGCGAGGAGTGGCGGGCCGATGGAACCGTGGATCACGCTCCCGTCTATCCTCGGGAGGTCGTGCGACGGGCGCTTGAGCTCTCGGCCTCGGCCGTGATCCTGGTCCACAACCATCCCTCTGGCGATCCAACCCCGTCGCGGGCGGATATCGAGATGACGCGCCGGATCATCGACGCCGCCCAGGTCTTCAACATCCAGGTCCACGACCATGTGATCGTCGGTCGAGAGGGCACGCAGAGCTTTCGCGCGCTCGGCCTGATGTGA
- a CDS encoding DUF6880 family protein, with amino-acid sequence MRSWANTTIFFPEKRRRRGRGRDGAYGEAAPPFKDVMARKPRISTRLSAASLVRLGAPRLAELLVEATAGNANLKRRLRLELAAEMGPETLALEIDKRITAISAARTRVSWRKRGELIDDLNTHRRMILERLAPVAPQSAAPPR; translated from the coding sequence GTGCGTTCTTGGGCAAACACGACGATCTTCTTTCCTGAGAAGCGGCGCCGGCGTGGACGTGGTAGAGACGGCGCATACGGCGAAGCGGCGCCTCCATTCAAAGACGTCATGGCGCGAAAACCACGGATCTCGACCCGGCTGTCGGCCGCCAGCCTCGTTCGTCTCGGAGCGCCCCGCCTGGCGGAGTTGCTGGTCGAGGCGACCGCGGGGAACGCCAATCTGAAGCGCCGGCTTCGGCTCGAATTGGCGGCCGAAATGGGCCCGGAGACGCTGGCCCTGGAAATCGACAAGCGCATCACCGCCATCTCCGCTGCCCGCACCCGCGTGTCCTGGCGCAAACGCGGCGAACTGATTGATGATCTGAACACGCATCGTCGGATGATCCTCGAACGCCTGGCGCCCGTGGCGCCTCAATCTGCTGCGCCGCCTCGCTGA
- a CDS encoding alpha-ketoglutarate-dependent dioxygenase AlkB, with protein sequence MLQADLFGHAPQPAVPPGFDYWPDVLSAFEQAAVVEELQRLDFRPYEHMGYQGFRQIAAFGRRYDLERRRLETAAPWPDFLKALLGRLTGRLDLDEGAFVQALVNEYAPGAGIGWHRDRPVYGEILGVSFLAPCVMRLRRKDGTGWRRSAAPLAPGSAYRLSGAARSDWEHSISPMTALRYSITFRTLAGQSV encoded by the coding sequence ATGCTCCAGGCGGACCTGTTCGGGCACGCCCCCCAGCCTGCCGTGCCTCCGGGCTTCGACTATTGGCCGGATGTCCTGTCGGCGTTCGAGCAGGCAGCGGTGGTCGAGGAACTACAGCGGCTGGATTTCAGGCCTTATGAGCACATGGGCTACCAGGGCTTCCGACAGATCGCCGCCTTCGGACGCCGCTATGATCTGGAGCGGCGTCGACTGGAGACGGCCGCGCCGTGGCCGGACTTTCTGAAGGCGCTCCTGGGGCGTCTGACCGGACGGCTCGACCTTGATGAAGGGGCCTTCGTCCAGGCTCTGGTCAATGAATACGCCCCCGGAGCCGGTATCGGCTGGCACCGCGACAGGCCGGTTTACGGGGAGATCCTCGGCGTCTCCTTTCTCGCGCCTTGCGTGATGCGTCTGCGCCGGAAGGACGGGACGGGATGGCGTCGGTCAGCCGCGCCGCTGGCGCCCGGATCGGCCTATCGGCTGTCAGGCGCGGCGCGCAGCGACTGGGAGCATTCGATCTCGCCGATGACGGCGCTGCGCTATTCCATCACCTTCAGGACCCTGGCTGGCCAGAGCGTCTAG
- a CDS encoding single-stranded DNA-binding protein, with amino-acid sequence MQTLVIEGYLAADPSILSAQSSGRKRASFRVLETTRYRRADGEQGERTTGFNCVCFNEATTENYIAPYARKGSRVIIQGHVENDSWTGKDGAEHYDVRVVVEDMRLKNRRSLVSTEADAGDAYVSEADSTALNDDIPF; translated from the coding sequence ATGCAGACCCTCGTCATCGAAGGCTATCTAGCCGCCGACCCTTCCATCCTTTCGGCCCAAAGCTCGGGCCGCAAGCGCGCAAGCTTCCGCGTCCTCGAGACCACCCGCTATCGCCGCGCCGACGGCGAGCAGGGCGAACGGACGACCGGGTTCAACTGCGTCTGCTTCAACGAGGCGACGACGGAGAACTACATCGCTCCCTACGCCCGCAAGGGCAGCCGGGTGATCATCCAGGGCCATGTGGAGAATGACAGTTGGACCGGCAAGGACGGTGCAGAACACTACGACGTGCGGGTCGTGGTGGAAGACATGCGACTAAAGAACAGGCGCTCGCTCGTGTCGACCGAGGCCGATGCAGGCGACGCCTATGTGTCGGAGGCGGACTCGACCGCTCTGAACGACGACATCCCGTTTTGA
- a CDS encoding glycoside hydrolase family 65 protein: protein MDDRPAPPLSPEPVSGPRNGDLPAYLGNGLIGVRVREVPLFAGMVLVSGLAGAHPERGIEAAAAAPYPLSGDLAIDGVWMSEQPWAVGELRQSYDFATAELHSAFTYQVGTRTLSVEVIAFASRTAPSIVAQEVRITADGPCDLKFRAVVSIAGLTGRVARRRTETPGEPEPACDGSLLWETAEALGQCGLALVTEAPAAARRQVLTWCEAGPLCTEYGIRLTSGRPARFRQLAALVPSALHARPDEEAVRRVARASRDGFDVLRRCNRAAWAEIWEGRIVIVGASSRHQALVDAAFYYLNASAHPASPASTSIFGLATWWDYHYYYGHVMWDVDAFCLPPLILMQPDAARAMLGFRSRGRPAAAANARLSDRQGLQYPWEAAPGTGQEAAPGAGDAAHHEDHVSLHVARAFSLFADATGDERFLEEEAWPIISGVADWFVSRVSRTGRGFELLRSMGPAEVPSPPDNDAFSLMAGADVLRRALRVAERLRKTAPDAWKAVLDDLYLPVRSDGVIAAHDDYDRREEKGATPSPLAGLFPYDYPASPAVSRKTLGFYLKLWPDYVGSPMLPALYCVWAAMVGDRELALKLFEEGFAAYDQPRFHQCLEYRLDHADGPAAGPFFANLGGMLLGLCYGLTGLVVNDGEPDTWARRPITLPAGWEAVRIDRLQVRGRSARLVARHGAERAELSFS from the coding sequence ATGGATGACCGTCCCGCGCCGCCCCTGAGCCCCGAACCCGTTTCCGGACCGCGCAACGGCGACCTGCCGGCCTATCTCGGCAACGGCTTGATCGGCGTGAGGGTTCGCGAGGTTCCCCTTTTCGCCGGCATGGTTCTCGTCAGCGGCCTGGCCGGCGCTCACCCGGAGCGCGGGATCGAGGCCGCCGCAGCGGCGCCCTATCCCCTGTCGGGGGACCTGGCGATCGACGGGGTCTGGATGAGCGAGCAGCCCTGGGCCGTCGGGGAGCTTAGGCAGTCCTACGACTTCGCGACCGCCGAGCTTCACTCAGCCTTCACCTACCAGGTCGGGACCCGAACCCTCTCGGTGGAGGTCATCGCCTTCGCCAGCCGCACCGCCCCTTCGATCGTCGCCCAGGAAGTTCGGATCACCGCCGACGGCCCCTGCGACCTGAAGTTCCGGGCTGTCGTGTCGATCGCCGGGCTGACGGGACGAGTCGCCCGACGGCGCACCGAGACGCCCGGCGAACCCGAGCCTGCCTGCGACGGCAGCCTCCTGTGGGAAACGGCCGAAGCGCTCGGCCAATGCGGCCTGGCCCTTGTGACCGAAGCCCCCGCGGCCGCCCGTCGTCAGGTCTTGACCTGGTGTGAAGCAGGGCCCCTCTGCACAGAATATGGAATCCGGCTGACTTCCGGAAGACCTGCGCGTTTCCGGCAACTGGCGGCGCTGGTCCCCTCCGCCCTCCACGCGCGGCCGGACGAGGAGGCCGTCAGGCGCGTGGCGCGAGCGTCCCGGGACGGTTTCGACGTCCTGAGACGCTGCAACCGCGCAGCCTGGGCGGAAATATGGGAGGGTCGGATCGTCATTGTCGGCGCAAGCTCGCGGCATCAGGCGCTGGTCGACGCCGCCTTCTACTACTTGAATGCTTCCGCCCACCCCGCTTCGCCGGCGTCCACCTCGATCTTCGGCCTCGCGACATGGTGGGACTATCACTACTACTACGGGCACGTGATGTGGGATGTGGACGCTTTCTGCCTCCCGCCCCTGATTCTCATGCAGCCGGACGCGGCGCGCGCCATGCTGGGCTTCCGGAGTCGAGGACGGCCTGCTGCGGCGGCCAATGCACGCCTCTCCGATCGTCAGGGGCTGCAGTATCCGTGGGAAGCCGCGCCCGGCACTGGCCAGGAGGCGGCGCCCGGCGCCGGCGACGCCGCTCATCACGAGGACCATGTCTCTTTGCATGTGGCCCGGGCCTTCTCTCTCTTCGCCGACGCCACGGGCGACGAGAGATTTCTGGAGGAAGAGGCCTGGCCGATCATCAGCGGGGTGGCCGACTGGTTCGTGAGTCGCGTGAGCCGGACCGGTCGGGGATTCGAGCTCCTGCGGTCTATGGGTCCGGCCGAGGTCCCTTCGCCTCCGGATAACGACGCCTTCAGTCTCATGGCTGGCGCCGACGTTCTCCGGCGCGCCCTACGGGTCGCCGAGCGCCTGCGAAAGACCGCGCCCGACGCTTGGAAGGCGGTTCTCGACGACCTCTACCTACCGGTGCGCTCCGACGGGGTCATCGCCGCCCATGACGACTATGACCGCCGCGAGGAAAAAGGCGCCACGCCTTCTCCCCTGGCCGGACTGTTTCCCTATGACTATCCAGCCTCGCCCGCGGTAAGCCGCAAGACGCTGGGCTTCTATCTCAAGCTCTGGCCCGACTATGTCGGATCGCCCATGCTGCCCGCGCTCTACTGCGTCTGGGCGGCCATGGTCGGCGACCGGGAGCTAGCGCTCAAGCTATTTGAGGAGGGTTTCGCCGCCTACGATCAGCCTCGGTTTCACCAATGCCTCGAATACCGGTTGGATCACGCCGACGGACCCGCGGCCGGACCCTTCTTCGCTAACCTCGGCGGCATGCTGCTCGGTCTCTGCTACGGACTGACAGGACTGGTGGTGAACGACGGGGAGCCGGACACCTGGGCCCGCCGCCCCATCACCCTGCCAGCGGGCTGGGAGGCTGTCAGAATCGACCGCCTCCAGGTGAGAGGCCGCTCGGCGCGCCTTGTCGCGCGGCACGGCGCCGAGCGCGCTGAGCTGTCCTTTTCCTGA